GGGGGATGGGGGGCACCCAACTGTCACACCGTCCAATGTAGGTGACATGATGGAAGAGGAAAAAGGCAACAAAGAAGGACATCTAATAGGGTGAAGCATTGGCTAGCTTTGATGGTTGTGTCTTGTTTGTAATTCTTCTGTGATGTCAAACCcatttactctctctctctctctctctctctctttcacgtgtctctctcaatattttttcttcagtAAATTCTGATAAGGACCAATCAATATACTTAAGGAAAACTGAGAATTCATGTGCAGAGTTACTATGGAGGAGACATATTACCCTTTTTACACGATGTGTAAATTCTGATAGTGACATGAGATTAGTCTACTCAGGAACTGAGAATTCGTGCGAGGCATATTTCCTATTTGCATGATGCGTAATTTCTGATGGCGACCACTTTGTACATATATAGGGAGATATTTACACAAGGAAACTGAGAATTCATGTACACAAACTACTGTAGTCGGGGGTATCATTCCCATTTACATGATTTGATGGTGCATGCACCTACTCTCTCTTACAATAGAAGTTTAGGTCCGTGAAGGAAGTGTTTAAAACTTtgatatacaaaaatattatataaaaataaatatattattatataatggtTAAAGTATTTTGTCTTATGTGAATCGAAGGTTGAGACGGAGAGTTGGGTACTGTAGCATGACACGGCAGACGAATTTTAGGAATCTTGTACACCAAATGTGAATGTCAGGGTATGGTATTATAAGTTGGAGCACTGTAATACGAATTCGAAGTTTTCGTGGACCAAATATGACCACGTTTATCTTTTACGTCCACAAACTTCCTACTCTGCTCCATTTTGTCCATCGACAAAACGCCACGgtttaattgtaaaaattaaaaatttcaatgcaataataaaaaaaaagttttttaattcgatatattataataagttacggtcaattattatttttatgtgatttatttaaatttttttacgcCGTATCTTTTTAGCTTAAAAAAgcagtattattattttatagactGAGGCTGGTTTGCAtctagagatgagataaaatgattttagatgagttgaataaaatattattttttaattttattattatttaaaaatttgaaaaaattgaattttttattatattttatataaaaatttaataaaattgtaatgatgtgaTAAATTGAAAtccttctcaatccaaacggtccttaaaagacaaaaaacagTAGTATGGgtttcagaatcagaatcattttcatatttgtttccAGTCTCACGTTTTCCACATTCATTTTGATATGATCTGAATTTCCAGTACGGCGTTGCATGAGGCCATCTGTCCAAAGTAGCATTTCCGAGAGTGACCAAATTCCAAGTACCAGTGAAGAAAGGGTTAAACTTCTCTCCTAGCTAGCTCCTTCATTAATGTGCATTTCCTTTAAGAACAACATAAACCtccaaagaaaagaagagactTGATTATTGATCTCTCTCTTACTTTGATCATGTTGGCAAGACATTGCTATATACTAAGATCCAAAACATTGCTATATAAATAATCTTATCGTCAGACATTAAGAATGATAAGACCAATCAATCACCCACTGATTGACGTCAAAAGATTATATACTCAATAATGCCACATAATCCATTTAGCATctttacaaaaatgataaatacgaCCCTTCTCAACATTCCACGCTCTTCGCTTTCACAACACTCGATCCTTTAATTATACTGACACTTTTCTTATTTATCCGTAAAAATACCTAGGTGAAAAATAGACAAGCGAGGCCCATAAATGCGCAGCCCATGTTCTTATGATCCAATAAGGCCCAACAGCTTTCTCGTTCATTTTCTTTGCATGTACTGGACTCAGGTCTTAAAGTGAAGGACGTGAATTAGCCCGAGCCAGATCAGTCTATTCCGATTTCTTGCCTTTTTCGTCTTCCATGTCTGACATGATTTTAGAGTGGCGCATTTGGAAACACTTGGCAGGTTCGGCGCATTAGATAAGACACGAAATTTtcagttgattttattttatgtcatttcattttattcttaaatataatttaaatataaaatttttaaactaatcattacaattagtttaaattttcaaataaaaaataaaaaacaattcaaacttATTCCAatcctcaaataaaaataatattataaaatcatattattacaatatttaaattttataatattttttattcaattttttctatttcccttttcaaaatttaaaaaatactaaatttaatctatctcattactattcacaaactatcttactacacaaattctcattttatctcactctTCAAACAAATCAGCCACACTTGTggaaatgatttattattattatgggaaAGGACATTTGAGTCATTGACCCTCCCTCATTTTCTATCtttaatcttttctttaatgCAAAGCTTGTTTTTTTGTCTAAGAACCTTTTCTATTTAAAGACGAATGAACCCAATACCTTTTTCTCGGCccatataataaattttaatggaCAAATTCCTTCTAGTTCTAACCACCATACCAATTTTGTTTGACTGGTGTGCCTGaaattgttatttataaaaatgggATTAACCCTTTCGCTACATATATACCAACCGCGTGGCTTACTGTTTTCATTTTCCTTATCCCCGAGTCGGAGGGTCATAATCTCTTAAACCCAAACAGCCCCGGTTACGTCTCATCAGCAACTTCCAACAATAGCATTATACGTGATCACACAATTGAGTATTTGCCCGCATATTCAACGGGGACCTCACCTTACAGCCTCCTAAGAGaaatgatttctataaattCTAATTAGATAAGTCAGCAAAAgtctttattaaaaagttaatctcatcttgaaaaattataaaaaaatttattttttattaatcgactcatttttttataaatgacttatacaaaatttatctatttaaaatgtataattAGCATTACTTTCACAATAAAAAGGAGAGAAATTTTCAGGacgaaaattataattacatattcGTGCAAATTGTAACCAATTATCGGGCCTCAACTCCGGTAAATGCCCAGCCCAAATCCTATGTGACCCAATAAGGCTCaaaatcttttatttgttaCTGGTAATTCTATGAAAAGGAAagctttttattattcaaatttttatcatcttttcatcatttcatgatgtgatattagatgattagaaaCTATTTACTTATATTTAACTTGttaacctatcatctaatgctaCATCatggatgatgagaggatgataaaaaaataaatgatgaatagattttttcttcttcgaGTCATCAATTTTTATAGTAAATGGAAATTATatgttaagagaaaaaaatcacatcaaCTTCAAACAAACTCAAAAACCATTTCTCCAGTCAAaatcattatcatttttctggttttgttgAATCTGTCAATTAAAGAGAGATTATACGAAAATGGACTCCGAATATGACCTGGTAGCTGAGCATAGGcaaacaacaaaaatttcaCTTACAACAAAAATTGAAGCTGCTGGGATGACAACAAGAAGAGGGGGCCCGGGGTACAGTGAAAttgatagagaaaaaaatggaggtGTAGAGAACAGTTTCGTTTTTCATTGAACGGAATAATGGAggggagaaaaagagagagaggaaggaagACGGAAAAAAGCGAAAGTTGGACCATTGTGTCAGTCGGTTACACGCCGGTTGGTATGTAGCAAAGTTGGACAAATAAAGTCTCAAGTCTCTAACAATATGATCTATGGGGTTGACAAAGTCGCCCCCCTTTCTTGACGCCTTCAATGTCCAAAATTCGCCGAGATGTGAATTCAGTTACTCAATCACTCGTCAAGGCCAATAATGCTTCTCCGAAACCAACCGGCAGTGACAGCCCGACGTTTGCTAGCAGACTTTTTGCAAAAAAAGTCAATCGTTAAATTAACATAAgcaaatatacaaaatgtatGGTCAGATCTGCTCCAAATAAAGCAATTTCATATAACAACAACCTCTCGACATAAAAAATACCGAGTGAACAAGAACACAACGGTTATTGGTTTTTCAAGTTACCTTCAACAGGAAAATCCAACAGCGTGTTCCCTACAAAGAATGACAAAAATTATGTCTACATAATTCTGAAACGACAAGTAACGATGATTTACCCCCAATTAGTTTTTGAGGGAAAGAACCTTGCCGCAATTGAGAATACTGGGAATCTTAACGGCTAGGACTGGCTACACTACCACCCTCAAAACCCCTTTCTCCAAGACTCTCAACTTCTTTCACATTTCAAGAAGTAAAGCTGGGACGAGTTGAATCCTAGCTACCCAGTGCAACTTCGTCCAAGTTTTTATACAGTTACATCATCCACCAAGTTATCCTTAATTGGCCGTGCGCCATGTACCAGAAGATCatgtttttagtaaaaataGAGACCGTGTAATAGTCTAATCCAACCAGATCCCCtaggaaggagaagaaaaacagTCGGCATGTAGTCCGCAGCTCATCCTCTATCTAAGAAGTAGAATCCTCCTCGGATGGCATCATATTTAGATCAGGCAGCATATTTAGATCGGGGAGTAAGCAGCTGCTGTCCCTTGTAGAGGCAGTGGCCTTGTCGGTCGTGCAAGGTTCTGATTGCATAGTATCATCATATGAGGAATTTTCTCGTAATCTTGGAAAGTTATGGTAAGGAGTAGAGGCCTGAAAGGGTTCTCTGAGAATTGCGTTCTCCTGTCCATCAAAAGTTGCACTCGGATTCTTTGCAGAATGCAAAACCAAGTCAAACTGCAAAACATAAAGAGGTGGTTCTCAGAAGATTCAAAAGGAGAGCGATCGAAACATAAGGTTATTCCGGTAGTGTTATATAGAGCCCATTTCCGTTAGTTTTTTGCTATATTGTTTGGCAAATTTGTACATTGATGATATATACACACAGAAAGGTCAACTAACCTTCATTCTCTTAAAGCTCTCGTTTCTAGCTTTCTGTTCCATGAAAGTTGCACGTAATGTTGCCAACTCCTGTTCCGTGATGcaagattaatttttaaaatagttatatTAACAAAGTAGGGTATAAATTACGAAATATAGAAAGTCGGTAAGACGCAGCAAGaacacacctttttcaaatatatCCTTTCCTTCAATAGGGAATTCTCCTCGTCTTTAAGTTCAGC
This genomic interval from Juglans microcarpa x Juglans regia isolate MS1-56 chromosome 4D, Jm3101_v1.0, whole genome shotgun sequence contains the following:
- the LOC121259369 gene encoding uncharacterized protein LOC121259369 → MVKVEWVRTAMTDDTLVAELLVRLKQSQAASSSHKSCPRAVIPLRWGLRQPRSRPPAFRCDAVPRSKEADSRRCSPTTPLSWSGGRSPSATADGFEESNVNASFYFPAFRSKGTAANESTATKRSRRKKTFAELKDEENSLLKERIYLKKELATLRATFMEQKARNESFKRMKFDLVLHSAKNPSATFDGQENAILREPFQASTPYHNFPRLRENSSYDDTMQSEPCTTDKATASTRDSSCLLPDLNMLPDLNMMPSEEDSTS